The sequence below is a genomic window from Thermoflexus sp..
GGCCGATGCGGTGAGCGCCCATGATCAGGATCGCGTGGCGGATGTTCGCCGGAGGGCCCACTTCCCCCGCATGGACGGTCAGGAAAAGCCCCTGCTCCCGGGCCCACCGGAAAATCGGGACCAGATCCCTTGCGGACGCCTGAAGCTCATCCCCCGCCAGATCCAGCGCCACCACTCCCCGGGAGCGATAGGCGACGGCCAGACGGGCGATCTGCCAGGCCAGCTCCGGATCTTCCCCCCGCACAATGGTCAGGATCATGCGCACCTGAATGTCGAACTCATGCAGGGCCTGCTCCACACCCTCCAGAACCCATTCAATAACCTCCTCCAGCTGAAAACCCTGAGCCTGGGCGAGCGCCGCGGGGTTAAAACGAAGCTCCAGATAGCGAACATGATCCAGAGCGGCGTCGGCGACTGCTTCATAAGCCATTCGGCGGATGGCCTCCTCGCTGGTGTAAAACAGACGAAGAAGTCGGAAACGGGCAAGGAAGCGGTGGAAATCCGCGGCCTCGCTAACGGTGAACCGAATGAGGGGCTCCAGCTCCGCCGTCCCCAGATGTAGCTCCAGGGGGATCGAATGGCGACGGGCGATCTCCATTAGGGTGCTCAGGCGGAGGGAGCCTTCCAGATGCCGGTGCAGATCGACTTTGGGAAGGCGATGAAGCATGGAACGCCACACATGCGCCACTGGACCACGCCGCAGGCGCATCCGTGCGCGCTCCGGAAATCCCTCCAGGGATCTTGACCCCTTATCCTCGCGACCTCGCATCGCATTCATCGCTGGACGACCTACGATTCGCCGAAGAGAAACTCCAGCAATTCATCGGAAGGCGCGGTCGGCGGCTTGGGGATCGTGAAATAGAAGGTGCTCCCCTTCCCCAGCTCGCTCTCCGCCCAGACCCGGCCGCCATGGGCTTCCACAATCCGCTTGACAATGGCCAGGCCCAACCCCATCCCGCCGAACCGCCGGCGGGTGGATCCATCCACCTGATAAAACCGCTCGAAGATGCGCTCCAGTTTATCCGGCGGGATCCCAATGCCCGTGTCCTGAACGGACACGAGCGCATGATCATCCACGTCTTGAACGCGAACGGTGATACGCCCCCCATTCGGGCTGAACTTCACCGCATTATGCAGCAGGTTATCCAGGACCTGGGAGAGCCGCTCTCGATCCCCCCAGACGATGACCGGACCCCCTGGATCCTCCACGGCGAACTCCAGGCCGGACTGGGAGGCCGTGAGCTGGAAGTTTTGGACAGAGATCCGGGCCAGGGCCGCGATATCCACCGCCTCAAAGTTGAGGGTCCCTCGCTCGATCCGCTGGAGGGTGACGATATCGCCGACCAGCCGGCTCAGCAGGTTCGTTTTCTCCGCGATGATCTCCACCGCCTCTCGCTGCGCGTCGGTTAACGGCCCCATCGAGCCGTCCAGCAGGAGATCCACATACCCCTTGATGAAGGTCAGGGGAGTCCGCAGCTCATGAGAGACGTTCTGCACGATTTCATCTTTCAGGCGATCCGCCTCCTGAAGCTCTTCGTAGGCTCGACGCAGCTCCTCCGCATGGGCCTTCAATTCGTAGAAC
It includes:
- the add gene encoding adenosine deaminase is translated as MRLRRGPVAHVWRSMLHRLPKVDLHRHLEGSLRLSTLMEIARRHSIPLELHLGTAELEPLIRFTVSEAADFHRFLARFRLLRLFYTSEEAIRRMAYEAVADAALDHVRYLELRFNPAALAQAQGFQLEEVIEWVLEGVEQALHEFDIQVRMILTIVRGEDPELAWQIARLAVAYRSRGVVALDLAGDELQASARDLVPIFRWAREQGLFLTVHAGEVGPPANIRHAILIMGAHRIGHGIQAIHDVEVLRLLHERNIPLEICPTSNLQTGAVAGFHYHPLPDLYRLGLKVTLNTDDPSISDTTLTDEYLFAMAGMGLQWKDLLRILENAVEAAFLGPEERQALAQRLRKEIQSIEQSWHLGEGR